A window of Rhododendron vialii isolate Sample 1 chromosome 13a, ASM3025357v1 contains these coding sequences:
- the LOC131312841 gene encoding uncharacterized protein LOC131312841, giving the protein MPKEKRAPSLSSDRVAASPYHGSPKTDNQNVSKNHVKSVGEESNWEETRCPICMEAPHNAVLLLCSNSKKGCRPYMCNTSNLHSNCLDQFRASNPMPLCPLCRGRISTEWIDVEPAPRELMNSIPRNCSVEACEVSGTYAELEKHASTEHPSVQARSVADTVRGQRLLALESERDLQDIRVIDLDGDFEPIVVEESGSSWHANSDVILSSVFFEMSVPSDSSRQAASNSSGVSGQSRNRRTARMRAGYFPRHQLASR; this is encoded by the coding sequence ATGCCAAAGGAGAAAAGAGCCCCTTCACTCTCTTCCGATCGGGTCGCTGCATCTCCGTACCATGGCAGCCCAAAGACCGACAACCAAAACGTATCGAAAAACCATGTGAAATCAGTTGGGGAGGAAAGCAATTGGGAAGAAACTAGATGCCCGATTTGCATGGAGGCCCCTCACAATGCCGTCCTCTTACTATGCTCCAACAGCAAGAAAGGATGCCGCCCTTACATGTGCAACACCAGTAACCTCCACTCCAACTGCCTTGACCAGTTTCGTGCCTCGAATCCAATGCCTTTGTGCCCCCTGTGCCGAGGCCGAATCAGTACTGAGTGGATCGACGTAGAGCCTGCGCCTCGTGAGTTGATGAATTCCATACCCAGGAATTGTTCCGTCGAGGCTTGCGAAGTCAGCGGGACTTATGCAGAACTGGAGAAGCATGCCAGCACCGAACATCCGTCAGTACAGGCGCGGTCAGTGGCAGACACCGTTCGCGGACAGCGTTTGCTGGCGTTGGAGAGCGAAAGAGACTTGCAGGACATCCGCGTGATTGATTTAGATGGAGATTTTGAACCAATTGTAGTGGAAGAATCGGGCAGCTCTTGGCACGCGAACAGTGACGTAATCCTGTCGTCCGTTTTCTTTGAGATGTCTGTTCCATCTGATTCTTCACGTCAGGCTGCGTCTAATAGTTCCGGAGTGAGTGGGCAATCGCGTAACAGGAGAACCGCGAGGATGAGGGCTGGTTATTTTCCCCGGCACCAACTTGCAAGTAGATAA